The Pempheris klunzingeri isolate RE-2024b chromosome 1, fPemKlu1.hap1, whole genome shotgun sequence genome includes a region encoding these proteins:
- the syt9a gene encoding synaptotagmin-9, with the protein MPGDRDDEICQKALELLSDLCSKGEVNNEHCLDFIYYFRDLARPRYTDSDISVSLLSLVVTACGLALFGVSLFVSWKLCWIPWRERGLSPTTKEAHGHLNPSMSPLPSQPAPRQPVYTAVDPPTHNRRESSHCSIAREPTPVASVVSVEAPVTPVSPPPVVMATPEAAMKISHTSPDIPLDAQSKSRENGVHTNPRMQRQTTEPPPSGHSMSEIGQGSIRRHMNLSNPDFNVAQFQRQDSLTGMGLGLGRLKPELYKQRSLEGDEGSRRGSGCGRLHFILRFDCDLEQLIVKIHKAEDLPAKDFSGTSDPYVKIYLLPDRMTKHQTKVHRKTLNPVFDEVFLFPVAYSELPTRKLHFSVYDFDRFSRHDIIGQVVVDNFLDLADFPRETKVCRDIQYVSSDNVDLGDLMFSLCYLPTAGRLTITMIKARNLKAMDITGASDPYVKVSLMCEGRRLKKRKTSTKRNTLNPVYNEAIVFDVPPENIEQISLLIAVMDYDRVGHNEVIGVCRVGNDADNLGRDHWSEMLTYPRKPVAHWHPLVEYQGTTGSSQGGSCNSLKTPPSP; encoded by the exons ATGCCTGGAGACAGAGATGACGAGATTTGTCAAAAGGCACTTGAACTCCTGTCAGATCTTTGCTCGAAGGGGGAAGTGAACAACGAACACTGCCTGGATTTTATCTACTATTTCCGAGACCTCGCCAGGCCACGCTACACGGATTCAG ATATATCGGTGAGTCTGTTGTCACTGGTAGTGACTGCCTGCGGCTTGGCCCTGTTTGGGGTCTCCCTATTTGTCTCCTGGAAGCTCTGCTGGATACCATGGAGGGAGCGTGGGCTGTCCCCCACCACCAAAGAGGCCCACGGGCACCTCAACCCCAGCATGAGCCCTCTGCCCTCACAGCCTGCACCCAGGCAGCCAGTTTACACAGCCGTGGACCCCCCGACGCACAACCGCCGTGAGTCATCACACTGCTCTATCGCCAGAGAGCCCACTCCTGTGGCGTCTGTGGTATCAGTGGAGGCTCCGGTGACTCCTGTATCACCACCACCTGTGGTCATGGCCACACCAGAGGCAGCTATGAAGATCAGTCACACATCCCCAGATATCCCACTGGACGCCCAAAGTAAAAGCCGGGAAAATGGGGTTCACACTAATCCCCGTATGCAGAGGCAGACCACCGAGCCCCCACCCTCGGGTCACTCGATGTCTGAAATTGG ACAAGGGTCCATTCGCAGACATATGAACCTCTCCAACCCAGACTTCAATGTGGCCCAATTCCAAAGGCAGGACTCTCTCACTGGAATGGGCCTGGGCCTCGGCCGCCTCAAACCTGAGCTGTACAAACAGCGCTCCCTCGAGGGAGATGAAGGCAGTCGCAGAGGCAGCGGCTGTGGGCGTCTCCACTTTATCCTCAGATTTGACTGTGACCTGGAACAGTTGATAGTTAAGATCCACAAGGCAGAGGACCTCCCAGCCAAGGATTTCTCCGGTACCTCTGACCCTTATGTTAAGATCTACCTGCTTCCTGATCGTATGACCAAGCACCAGACCAAGGTACACCGCAAGACGCTGAACCCTGTGTTTGATGAGGTCTTTCTGTTTCCTGTGGCGTACTCTGAGCTTCCCACACGTAAACTTCACTTCAGTGTCTATGACTTCGACCGATTTTCACGCCATGATATTATTGGCCAAGTGGTTGTGGACAACTTCCTGGATCTGGCAGATTTCCCTAGAGAGACGAAGGTGTGCCGGGACATCCAGTACGTCTCCTCG GATAACGTGGACCTCGGGGATTTGATGTTTTCGCTCTGTTACTTGCCTACTGCGGGCAGATTGACCATTACCATGATAAAGGCTCGAAATCTCAAGGCCATGGATATCACTGGTGCATCTG ATCCATATGTGAAGGTCTCACTGATGTGTGAAGGTCGAAgactgaagaagaggaagacatcGACGAAGAGAAACACTTTGAATCCAGTCTATAATGAGGCCATTGTCTTTGATGTCCCCCCAGAAAATATAGAGCAGATCAGCcttttgattgcagtgatgGACTATGACCG TGTAGGCCATAATGAGGTCATTGGTGTGTGTCGAGTTGGCAACGATGCAGACAACCTCGGTCGTGACCACTGGAGTGAAATGCTCACATATCCTCGAAAACCTGTCGCCCACTGGCATCCTCTCGTTGAG TACCAAGGGACGACAGGTAGTAGCCAGGGAGGATCCTGTAATTCTCTGAAGACGCCTCCTTCTCCGTAG